GTGGGGTAAGTTGTTTGTCATACAAACTCTGAATTTGTGGACCAGCCACATTATCGCTTTGAACCTGTTCATTCTGAGCCGATTTTCTTGCTATTGGACTGTCATATTTTAATGGAATTACTGGATTATTAGATTGCATAGAGGATAGAGTttcaatatttgcatttatatttttatatggcaATTCATCATTATCCATAGATACTATTGAGTCCTCCGCGTTAGTTATTTCCTTAGCTGCAGCTGATATCGTAGCTGCTGATGTTGGCAATTCTTTTTTCTGTGAAAAGGAGCTTGTCGATGGTCCATCACATAATCGTACAATAGACAGAAAATTGTCGATATCGCTTTGTTCTGCGGCCAAAGGCTTTGGGCGATCATTtacgttttttctattttcggcGCAATCATCGTTATCTCGGACAACATATGTTGCCACCACCACTGTATCTGCTCTCGCTGAAACATTTTCtgataaattatttgttttgaagtaTTGTGAGGCGGCATTTTCGGTGTTTCCTTCGACGGAGGTGTCTTCAGGTTTTTTGAATTGTGAGGCCTCCTTATCCCACATGATGCTATAAATGCGGCGCCTGAAAAACATATTGAATAATTTAGAACTTTGCGTAAAACATACAAGCAAATTTAGAAgactataaattttatatttccaattttttctttACGTTTTCTTTTATGTAAACAATCATGAAACATTAAATTGTGTTACAAGCAATCTTTTCAAAATTAGGCAGAACATATCTAAAATATTAGAGTTCTAAAGTATGATTTTcagcaaaaatttctttttaaatgtgTATTAAAATTTGACAATCGGGAGTATGAGTTTAtactaatataaatttaaacctTTATTATAACTACATCCAAAGTTATGCAAGTTTAACAATATACAAAATCGTAGTTACCGTTATTtactttaaaagaaaataaacatttccACATTATATTTTTCGTAATTGAGTTTGAGTACTTTTTTGACCAGGTTAAGTTGTCTCAGTTGAAAACTTACTAAACAAATTCACCTGTCCGCTGGTTTTCCCACTTGGGTACAAGTATCTATATACATTTCTAgttattgttggttttgttgtcgTTACTctttttgtaaatgtttttgttgatcCTCTTTATACTGTAATCGTTTAGAGAGCCATACTCTCACGTAGCTTTTGTTGCATAAATtatattggtatttatttttagagTTTCAAACAATTCCATTATTTAGAGAAAGCTCATATTTCCATTTTtgtgtacttatatacacaACCATCTAATATATACTAATTAATTTATGTgaattacatttatatacatttctcaCTTCTTTCAACACTTCCAAATTGCGCTTGAGATTTTCTTAAATCATTCCACTACAACTTGCCACCCGGCCTACTCGTCTCACCCCTTCAATAATTTAATAGGAGTGCTGATGGCTAGAAATTAAACATGGCGTCAAAGATTAGTGCTTCACTGTCCCATTCAACGCACAAAGTATAGCGCGCTTTTCTCACAAATGtctgaatatatttataaaatatagtatGAATTGCGTATTTGCATTATTAAACTGCACtttagaattaaatttataactttttcttcaaatatcactgaaaaatgaaaatgtttggcGCACATATACGGTGTTTTACTTTTTCTTGCAGAAgtgaaaatttacatatatacatgaagTTAGCTGCAATAGCAAAACTAATGTCAAAACGATTTCCCACATTTCTCTAATTCGTCGACAGTGgtgtattcaaaaataaattaacccTCAATTGAGAActtaataacatattttttaattatatatttggtAAATATATGGTATTTATTAGAAACCCCgaaaggtattaaaaaaatttcacttatttaaataaaagtaatcataaataagtaaatttctTTACCGTCTTCATAAGTAAATTGATCGATAATCGGACTTTCGATAAAATTTCTGTAGTACACGATTAAGAATaaggaacaaaataaaaagagaaaaatacatgtacaaacaaattttaaaaaattcacaacGTTTACTATTAAATTGTTAATATATACACACTCAATCTGTACTAATAGACTCGGAATTGTGGTTTGTAATCTGCTCGGCAATTGACTTAAATATTTTCGCTGTGTTGGAATCCGGTAATTCCGTAAGCACGGATCGTGTCGTACCCACCAACACATTAATTCGTGGATCAATTGGTAATGTTCCCAAATGTGGAACACCAGCTCGTTTAGCCAACTCAACGCCCCCATCagaggaaaatatatttgtgcaGTTGCTGCATTTTGGGCATACGAATCTAAAGAAAGAAATGAATGGTAGCAcattacaaaactttttttttatttaccgaCATACCCACTCATATTTTCCACAATGCCCAACACTTTGACACCAGTTTTACGACAAAAGGTCAGTTCCTTTCGTACATCATCTAAAGCAACGCCCTGTGGGGTAGTAACCATAATAGCGCCATCACATTTTACATCCCGCATACATTCCATCACTGTTATGTGTTCATCTGAAGTTCCTGGTGGTGTATCAATAATCAAGTAGTCCAACTCGTCCCATTTGACATCGGTTAAAAACTGTCGTATCATCATGGTTTTCTTAGGGCCTCTCCAAATTACGGGATCAttgcgatttttcaataaaaaaccaATTGACATGACAGCGAGAGTTTTATCTTCCCCAGTGTAAATGGGCACCCAGCCTTCATCACATTGGTAGACATCACTTTGTTCTAAACCAAGGAGGAAAGGAACACTTGGACCACATAAATCTATATCTAGTAGGCCAACCTACAAAATAATAGgattgaaataatttatactGTTTAATATTTAAGGCACCTTCAAACCGCTTTCCCGCAACGCTAGTGCAAGTTGTGTGCTAACAGTTGATTTGCCCACACCTCCTTTTCCGgacaaaattaatataacatGTTTCACTTTCtccaacattttttatacaacttTTATCAGCACAGAATTAAAACAAAGTAATGAATTTCGTCATAATAGGGTaagcgaatttaaaaaatcatgctGTCAAAAACAGTTTtgtgaatcagctgtttataatAGAGTTTCCTACCTTCAaagtgaaaattacaaaaaaaaaataataataaatatattatgaacaatactatatatataatcaGTGCGTTCCGTAAATTTAGTTATGGTAGTTTGTTAAATGGATCAAgtctttaaaaatgttttatatttttaatgtttaagtatttatgtatatgtcaaCAAGGTTTATTTACGTATGAAGTGAAGAagaagtataataaaaatacaagacaAAAAGTGTTGCGAATATTAAAACCTGCCGCGtattaaagcataaaaataaaagtatatatatataatattggaTAAAAATGGGAAAGTTAACTTCACAGTTAAAACCTGCATACtcaaagcagcaaaaacaatatgTTTGCATAAATTGTGGATATCCTATAGCCGAATTGTATAGAAAGTATAGTAACACTGCAATCAAAACAAACCAATGCGTATGTCCACACATAAAATAGGTacccaaatattatttaatattttattgagtAATTCTTTCTAACATTAGGAAAATTGTCACAAAGTGGCGgacaaatatattgaatttgaTCCGATAATAATTCTGGTGGATGCGATGCTATTGTCCCAAGAGTCTTATAGGCATATGCTACATAACTGTGATTTTAAGGTAATACGGCGTaaacttaaatgaaattttataactaaatatgtGGGACATGTAACCATTAGCTGAACTGGAAATTATCACttgtgttgctgctgctggaGTCCTTCGCATTATGGAGACAGAAAGGAAGCACAAAACAGGACGCTTTCCAAAATGAAATTATCAGCGAAAAGGGCTTTTACATATGCTGCTTGCAAAATATAATTGGTAagaatatgtttatttaacatTACATTCAAAcaccttttttttcttttcagacTACTGCATTACTACTTTGATTTTGTTTGCTGTGACCTGTGTACATAATCCACGATTGGTTGAAAGCACTGGTTATAAtaaatttggtttaattttattaaaagcgttGACAATagcaaatttttcgaaaattttcctCCTCCCGCTGATAGTATGGCGTGAGAATACTACAGATTTGGGTGCCAACATCCATCAAATATTGGTTAAAGGTCACCATCTACTTGCTTTGGTTTATATTTATGCTATAGTTGGAAATGTTCAAAAGCTGCAatcatttttcattatattgcCCGTGTATCTAGCAAAGGAGTACATTAAACGCcatatgtctgtatatttggaattatatttttgaataaagaaagaaatataatataatatgttgCAATTACTATTTCGTAAGCATGTAAACTATATTTCTACCGATATTTTGATTCAAATAGTATTGCTAAAGGCAGTTATGTGTTATTGaacattattaatattttttcaaatattcatcTTCTAAACACGGCACAATAAGGGATTTTTAACCCCAAGTGCGAGATATctgaattcaaaataaaaaaatagtaatatctTCAAATTTTTCACCCACCCATAGCGAAAAAAGGATtgctatacaaaatatatatcttatataaacgtaatttattatcattcgctTAAATACcgtaattaaaaatgttctttaTATATGTCTACATAAACAGATAAGTTTGTGTCTGTATatagtgtacatacatatgtatgtacatacgttaaatcgttcattaattttcacattttaatgcactgcttgtatattattttaataggtTTGTATGTCAATTTTGATTTATCACTatgcatataatatttaatttaatttttttgtttgcttgtgtgCATGAAATCTCTGctaataatttattacattcTTCATACGTTGTTAATCTACGCTGctcgatattttttttgtaataagttGTGGAGGCTGGCCTTACGTGCAtatattgtttttcatttcccgcccatttttcatatattttttacttccggtatatatatatatctacatatctatatatgtatatatactattatGTAATCACTTAAGAACAGTtcttattttacatataatttttaaataactaagAAGGGAAAGTAGCACAGTTGAACAGAGTGGCGCACATTAGCTGATGAtatacttcattaatttttaaagcattatatatgtataactttaaattattacaattaattaaaaaaggcGCATTAATAGTTTCCTACTTCGTATATTAACGCTAGCTTAAGAGCTATGTTGCTATTATCGCTAAACAGAACATATAAATTgtcaagttaaaaatatttattatttatttacttattatatatgtatatgtactatttGCTTGagtgtaaaaaataacaaaaaacgcatacatataaaaaattataaaacctcAACATATTAAAAAGACTGTTAAACGCGTATGACAGTTAAACCTTTAAAGAGTTctgtaatatgtatttaaagtaACTGTTTTGAGAAGGGATAGTTGGGTTCATCAAGTTTTCaagcttttattttaatactcaAAACACGTTTCAttgttatgttaaaaaaaatagattatttaaatgagttgttttaaatatttcaatttatgcaCGCCACTGCAAATATCCGTGCTATCCCGTTGCAGTACTAATTTTCGTTTAATTACTATTAACGCTTAtttcatatattaattttaaaccagtttaattgttatatttaattttttcttaatttcgtttttatacGTTCATTTTCCCttcaattaaatgaatttaGTTCTCTTTGCTTTCAggcttatatttttcataattatttaatttttgtagcgAATTCTCTGTTACAATTATTTCTTGATATTTTTTGCTTGTAACATACATTTTGTATAACTGTATGCATTTTATTTGTTGCCCTTACATTTAGAAagttaatatttgaaaagaaaCAATGGGCACATTGGGCTCTTTTTGTTTTGCCTGTCTTAAAATCTAATGGCGAAATTATTTAACTGACGTGCCCCCATCAACTCGTTTAATCTAACCATTAAATGTGGCGATATTTAGCCAAGCATTGTTTTCGAAGTCAATTTCGAAAAGTGCAGCAAGCACTTCACGCACCCTTCACTTTTGCAGGTTTCCAataaattgcatataaatattttattttcttataatagttttatttttaaattatagttGGTGCTTGCCTGTTAATTTCcaattagttttttgtttgttttgtccATTAACCTTCTTTATAGATCATTATTACTATTGTA
This genomic stretch from Bactrocera dorsalis isolate Fly_Bdor chromosome 5, ASM2337382v1, whole genome shotgun sequence harbors:
- the LOC105229468 gene encoding cytosolic Fe-S cluster assembly factor NUBP2 homolog, encoding MLEKVKHVILILSGKGGVGKSTVSTQLALALRESGLKVGLLDIDLCGPSVPFLLGLEQSDVYQCDEGWVPIYTGEDKTLAVMSIGFLLKNRNDPVIWRGPKKTMMIRQFLTDVKWDELDYLIIDTPPGTSDEHITVMECMRDVKCDGAIMVTTPQGVALDDVRKELTFCRKTGVKVLGIVENMSGFVCPKCSNCTNIFSSDGGVELAKRAGVPHLGTLPIDPRINVLVGTTRSVLTELPDSNTAKIFKSIAEQITNHNSESISTD
- the LOC105229467 gene encoding protein ARV1 is translated as MGKLTSQLKPAYSKQQKQYVCINCGYPIAELYRKYSNTAIKTNQCENCHKVADKYIEFDPIIILVDAMLLSQESYRHMLHNCDFKLNWKLSLVLLLLESFALWRQKGSTKQDAFQNEIISEKGFYICCLQNIIDYCITTLILFAVTCVHNPRLVESTGYNKFGLILLKALTIANFSKIFLLPLIVWRENTTDLGANIHQILVKGHHLLALVYIYAIVGNVQKLQSFFIILPVYLAKEYIKRHMSVYLELYF